The sequence below is a genomic window from Microbulbifer hydrolyticus.
TCCAATGGTTACAGGTTGAAGAGTTGTGAAGGTTGAAGAGAACAATGGGACGGGAGTATTTCAGAAACCAGCGCAAATGTATTTAGCGGGCTTTCTATAGGGCCTATAGCCTGCCGCATACTGAAAAGACAGAAGCCCGAACGAAAAAAAGGCTCCCGAAGGAGCCTTTCTTGGAAGAGTGCGAGCAAGCCGAGCAATCAGCTCAACGCCTCGAGCACCTTCTTACGGATATCATCCATGGAGCCCACGCCCTCGACCTTGCTGTACTTGGGCGCGGATTCGGGCTCGCGCTGCTGCAGCTCGCGGTAAAAGCCCACCAGCGGCTCGGTCTGCTCGTGGTAGACGGACAGGCGATTCCGTACGGTCTCTTCGCTGTCGTCAGCGCGCTGTACCAGCGCTTCACCAGTAACGTCGTCCAAGCCTTCATTCTTGGGCGGGTTATAGACCAGGTGGTAAACGCGACCTGAGCCCTCATGCACCCGACGACCGGACAGGCGTTTTACGATTTCTTCGTCGTCCACCGCAATTTCCAGCACATGATCGATGGACACTTGAGCGTCCAGCATGGCCTGAGCCTGGGGAATGGTGCGCGGGAAGCCGTCAAACAGGAAGCCGTTGGCGCAGTCCGGTTCGGCGATGCGCTCTTTTACCAGCGCAATGATCAGGTCATCGGAAACCAGTTTGCCCGCCGCCATGATGTCTTTGGCCTGCAGACCCAGCGGGGTGCCCGCTTTTACCGCAGCGCGGAGCATATCTCCGGTAGAAATCTGAGGAATTCCAAACTTCTCGGTGATGAACTGGGCCTGGGTACCCTTGCCTGCGCCCGGAGCGCCCAGAAGTATGATTCGCATAAACAGATAATCTCCAGATCATGCCGAGGCGCAGCGTTGCTCCTCGTAAAAAGAGCGCTACCTTACACTCTGCCCCAAGACAGAACAAGTGCGCATGTGGTCTGGCCGAATTTGGTAATTTTTTTACAAAAACCTGCGAAATTTCGACCAATTAAAGAGGTTCGCTTCAGTTTGGGCAGTGCCGCTAGCCCTTTGACTGCTCCCAAAGCCGATCCAGCTCCTCTAATGTGACGTCTGAGGGCTGTTGATCGCGTGCTTTCAGGGCAGCCTCTACCGCCCCAAAACGCTGCTCGAACTTCCTGTTGCACTGGCGCAACGCCGCCTCCGGGTCCTCCTTGAGGTGTCGCGCCACATTTACGCATGAAAATAGCAGGTCACCCAGCTCTTCCCGTGCATGGTCGCGGCTTCCGGATGCAATGGCCTCTCTCAGCTCGTGGATTTCCTCCTCGACCTTGGCCAGTACCCCGTCGATTTCCGGCCAGTCAAAGCCCACCTGCGACGCACGCTTTTGCAGTTTAGCGGCCCGTGTCAGCGCTGGCAGCCCCACGACCACTCCGTCCAGGGTACCTTTTTCGCCTTTGGCCAGACGCTCCTCAGCCTTTATCGCCTCCCATTTGGCCTTGATCTGCTGCTCATCAATGGGACGGTTCCCCTCCTCCCCGGGAAACTCCCCGTGCAGGTCACCCGACGGGAATACATGGGGATGACGCCTCACCAGCTTGCGCACCAGAGTGTCGACGATGCGGGAAAAGTCAAAACGCCCGTCTTCCCGCCCCAGCTGGGCATAGAAAATAACCTGGAACAGCAAGTCGCCAAGCTCCTCATGCAGGTGCTCAAAGTCTTCCCGTTCGATGGCCTCAGCAACCTCGTACGCCTCCTCAATGGTAGACGGGACAACCGAGGCATAGGTCTGCTTGAGATCCCAGGGGCAGCCTCCATCGGGGCTGCGCAGCCGGGACATCAAATATTGCAGATCCTCTATGGTGTAACTTTCTTTCATGATGACCGTTCAATGACCGATTCAGTGAAGAATACGCCGCTTGGCAGACGCCACGTTGGGCAACTGGTTGATACGGTGTAAAACATGGCTGAGTTCCTCAAAGTTGTGAATCTCAGCGGTAATAACCATGTCGACCGTGTGCTTGTGCTTGTTGGAATATGTCTGCATCGCGGTGATATTGATGCGCTGACTGTCCAGCATGGTGGTCACGTCCCGCAGTAGGCCGTGGCGGTCATAGGCCTCCACCATGATCTCCACCGCGTATACATCGGAGGGTTTCTCCGCCCATTCCACCTGCAGGATCCGCTCCGGTTCTTCGGACTGCATCCGCAGCATATTCGCACAATCTTTCCGGTGGATGGAGACACCACGGCCCTGGGTGATATAGCCCATGATGTCGTCCCCGGGGACCGGGCTACAGCACCGCGCGATCTGGGTGAGCAGGTTCCCCACCCCATCGATATACACGTCCGCCTGCCCGTCGCGGGCAACCGGAGCGGTGAGCGAGAGCACAGGCTCCCCCCGCTCCACTTTCACCATCCGCTGCGCCGCATTCAAAACCTGCCCCACGCCGATATCGCCCGCCCCTACTGCCGCATAGAGGTCCTCGAGAGAGTGCATGTTGAGCTTTTTCGCGAGCTTTTCAAAATCAAAATCCACCAGCGCCAGTTGCTTGAACTCACCGTCGAGAATGGTACGCCCTTCCGCCACATTCTGGTCTCGCGCCTGCTGTTTGAACCAGTGAATGACCTTGGCCCGGGCTCGGGAGGTGGTGATGTATCCCATGCTGCGGGAAATCCAGTCGCGACTGGGCGCTTCCCGCTTGCCCGTAAGAATTTCCACCTGGTTGGCTGTCTGTAGTTCGTGGTTGAGCGGCACGATACGACCGTCGACCTTGGCGCCGCGACAACGGTGGCCGATCTCGGTGTGAATTCTGTAGGCGAAATCCAGCGGGGTCGCACCTCGGGGCAGGTCGACCACATGACCATCCGGCGTAAACACGTAAATGCGGGTGTCCACGTCGCTGGCCTGCAGGTCTTCCTGCAAAGGGTTGCCACCGACTTCCTCGTGCCAGTCGAGTACCTGGCGCAGCCAGGAGATTTTCTGCTCGTAGCCGTCCTGGCCTTCGAGTTGCCCGGACTTTTTGTCCGTGCCTTTATAACGCCAGTGCGCACATACGCCATACTCCGCTTCTTCATGCATGGCGAAGGTGCGAATCTGGACCTCGAGTACTTTGCGCTCCGGGCCGATTACCGCGGTGTGCAGGGAGCGATACCCGTTATCTTTCGGTGAGGCGATGTAATCGTCGAACTCGTTGGGGATGTTGCGCCAGAGATTGTGCACGATCCCCAGAACCGCATAACAGTCCCGTACCGTAGGCACGAGAATGCGCACCGCGCGGATATCGTAGACTTGGGAAAAGCCAATGTTTTTACGGCGCATCTTTCGCCAGATACTGTAGATGTGCTTTGCGCGGCCGAACACTTCCCCTTCGATTTCCGCTTTCGACAATTCGCTGCGCAACAGGCTCAGGACATCGTCGATATAGTCCTGCCTGGCCAGGCGTTTTTCATCCAGCAGACGGGCAATCTGCATGTAGTCATCGGGCTCGAGATAGCGGAATGCCAGATCCTCAAGCTCCCACTTTATGTGACCAATACCCAGCCGGTGCGCCAGTGGCGCGTAGACGTCGGCCACCTCTCTCGCTACCCGGCGGCGCTTGGCCTCGTCCGCTTTTTTTGCCGCGCGAATGGCGCAGGTGCGCTCCGCCAGCTTGATCAGTGCAACACGCACATCGTCGACCAGTGCCACCAGCATCCGGCGAATATTTTCCGAGTGCTCCTCGACCGCACCACTCTGGTTTTCCTCGCCGGTATCCGCACTGCGATTACGGATGACCGCCATCTGCAATACACCGCGAATCAGCTTGGCGATGGTTTCCCCCATCTCCTCCGAGACGGTTTTCAGGGACAGGCGCTTTTCGCGTACGGCGCGGTAGAGCATGGCGGCGCACAATGCTTCACCATCAATCTGCAAATCCGCAAGAATCTCGACCATTTCAAGGCCGGTGAGAAAACTGCTGGTACCCTCGACCCAGATATTCTCGGCATCGATGGCCTTACGTTCCGCTTCCTCGCTGATCTCGACGGCTTTACGCAGGGTAACCAGTGTGCCCCCGTCCAGTTTCGCCATCGCCTGAATATGGCGCAGCCAAGCCTCCCGATCCAGGGTGCCGTCGGCCAGTCGCGGATAATTTTTTCTGACTTGTACCAATGTATTAACTCACGGTCAGAATGATTGGAAATTCGGTTTAGTCCACTTACACCGCGCAACCTAGGTCGGCTGTTCGGTGTGAAACAACCCCGATGACAGGTAGCGGTCGCCACGGTCGCAGATAATGGCGACGATGGTGGCGTTCTGTACCTGTGCGGATATTTTTAAAGCACCGGCCACGGCGCCACCGGACGATACGCCGCAGAAGATGCCCTCTTCCCGCGCCAGACGGCGGGTCATTTCTTCAGCCTCCTGCTGGCTGATATCCATTACGCGGTCCACCTCTTCCGGCACAAAAATTTTGGGCAGGTAAGCCTCGGGCCAGCGGCGGATCCCGGGGATCGCAGAACCCTCGGTGGGCTGCAGGCCGATGATCTGGATATCCGGGTTCTGCTGCTTCAGATAACGACCACAACCCATGATGGTACCCGTGGTACCCATGGAGGACACGAAATGCGTGACTAACCCGCCGGTCTGCCGCCAGATTTCTGGCCCGGTGGTCTCGATATGCGCCGTCGGGTTGTCCAGGTTGGCGAACTGATCCAGCACCAGGCCCTGCCCCTCTTCCTGCATTTGCAATGCCAGATCGCGCGCCCCCTCCATTCCTGACTCGGCAGACACAAGGATCAGTTCAGCACCGTAAGCCGTCATGGCCGCCTTGCGCTCTTCGGTCGCGCTTTCGGGCATGATCAGGATCATCCGATAGCCCTTGATGGCTGCCGCCATCGCCAGCGCGATGCCTGTATTTCCGCTGGTAGCCTCAATCAATGTGTCGCCGGGACGGATCTGGCCGCGGCCTTCCGCGCGATTGATCATGGAAAGTGCCGGGCGATCCTTCACTGAACCCGCGGGGTTGTTGCCCTCCAGCTTGAGCAGGATGGTATTGGAGGTATCGCCCTGCAGGCGCTGCAATCGCACCAGGGGCGTATTGCCTACACAATCGGCAATCGTTGGATATTCCATAGTCAACATCGGGCCCGTCGGACTGTTCATGGGATAGGCGGGCGCACATTCTACCCCCGCACCGGCGAAGCTGCGAATCCGTCACCCGGGCCAGCGGCACAATCAGCGCAAAAACCCGATATCTTGGGGTGGTATCTGTGGCCAGCAGGGGTAGAATCGGACAAAAATAACACAACACTGGCAGGTGCCATGGCCCACGCCCCCCAATCAAACTCGAGCCCCCCCGCGGAAGCGCCATCGGCCAGCCAGCACCGCGGTAAGCGCACTGGTTTCCGCCGCAGAATGTCGCTGCGGGCCATTCTGTTCCGGTACACCATGTCACCGGCGTTGATCCTGGCCGTTCTTCTGTGCCTCCTTTTTACCCTGCAACAGATGACCGATCGCCGTGACCTGTTGCTTAGTCACGGCCGTGCGAGTGCCGAGCAACTGGTAGAGCTGATTCACCTCAGTGATGACTACTCTTTCGAAGACCGCATCCGCTGGCTCGATAAAAGCCTGATGGCGTTGATGCTGGAGCGAGACATGATCCGCTCAGTGCAACTGTACCGGGCAGACCGCGATGCCCAGGGCAAGGAAGAGTTCAAGTTGATTTCCAGCGTGGGCCCCCGCCCTCGCACCGCTTTTACCGCAGAGCAACTCAAAGGCAAGCAGGCCCACATATACGAAGACCTGAAGAGCCTGCAGGTACTGCATCCTCTGCGCGGCGAGGACACCAACTGCTGGCTGACCATCGAATTGCACCGCCCCTACTTCCTGGTAGGAACCTATCAGGTGGCTCTGGTGGGACTGGTGGGGCTGATTGTGTGCGCACTTATTGCCCTGGTGTGGGCAGTGGCATTGTCCGAACGCGCGTCCCACAGTCTGGAGCGCTACAAAGACTCCCTGCGTGCTATTGGCCAGGGAAAGTTCAACACCCGCACCCCGAGCTCCAATAACGTGGAGCTCGCGCAACTGTCGGAAGAAATCAACCTGATGGCCGACAACCTGGCGGAGTACCATCGCGACTATCAGGAAGGCCTGCACCAGTCGATGGAAGACCTGCGCCAGTCACTGGACTCGATGGAAGAACAGAATATTGAACTGGAGCTGGCACGTAAAAAGGCCCTGGAGAATAGCCGGGTAAAATCCACGTTCCTGGCGAATACCAGCCATGAAATCCGCACGCCTCTGAACGGTATTATCGGCTTTACCAACCTCCTGCTGAAAACCGAGGTTGACCAATTGCAGCAAGATTACCTGCAAACCATCCTGCGCTCCTCGGAAAGCCTACTTACCACCATCAACGATATTCTCGATTTTTCACGCATCGAGTCCGGCAACCTGGTGCTGGATCATAGCCCAATGAACCTTGGGCAGGTTCTGGAAGAAACACTGCAGATCCTGGCGCCTTACGGCTATGAGCATAATCTCGAACTGGTACCTTTTGTGGACCCGCAGTTGCCGCCCTCCCAGATTGGCGACCCGCTGCGTATCAAGCAGATCTTTACCAACCTGGTCAGTACCGCTATCCGCTGTTCAGAAAACGGCAGTATCCCGGTGCGGATTACGGTACAAAGCGGCAAGGAATCCGAGCTTATGGTACGGATCGGCATTGTCGATAACGGCGCGCGTTGCGATGACCAGGGGCGCCGCGAGCTCAAGCAGCTACTCAGTAGTAACCCGCCCCAGCAGATGACCAACAACGGTATGGGACTGGGTATTGCCCGCAGTCTGGTCCAGTCAATGAATGGCGAATTGACCATTGAGGACAACGATCAGGGGGGATGCTCTTACTGGGTGCAGCTGCCACTGGCCCTCGACCGCAACCGCACCGCCGTCACCCGCGAGCAGTTCCCCGGGTGTCGCCTGCTGCTTGTGGACCCCAACCCGATGACACGCCAGCAGATTGGTCAGCAGCTAGCCCACTGGCAAGCGGAGCCGCTGGAGCACAGCGATGGGGAATACCTGGTACCTGCGATCGAGCAAATGTGGCGGCACGATGCCATGCCCGATGCGCTGATCATTGATACAGCCGTCGCCGGTGGAGACTTTGATACCTTTATCAGTACTGTGCAGCAACTGGTCGACAATTTTCAGTGCCGGGTAATAATCCAGGGGTCGCCGGTGGATTTGCGCCGCTGTTACGACACCCTGCGCACCCGGGTTCTTGCGTTTCTCGGCAAGCCGGTGAGCCGCGATGGCCTGCTGCGCGCGCTGAAACGGGCTTTACCCCACCAGGCCCAGTCCCGGCCACCTTCCGGTAGTGTCCCCAGCCTGCCGTGGCCAGCCAAGCCGCGAGTGCTCGCCGTCGACGACTACGAGGCCAACCGCCTGCTGATGAGCGAATTGCTACGCGCACAGAATATCGAAGTTGTGGTGGCGTCCAGTGGCGAGGAAGCTCTGGAACTGTGGCGGGACCAGCACTTCGATATGATTTTCATGGATATCCAGATGCCCGGCATGGACGGTATCGCCACGACTGGAAAAATTCGCGACGAGGAAACCGGACACCGCACCCCGATTATTGCCCTGACCGCGCATGTGGGCACAGAGGAAAAATCCCGCCTGCTCAGCGCCGGGCTGGATGATTACCTGAGCAAGCCGGTCAGCGAAACCCAGCTCACGCATACCGTGAAGCGCTGGATGGAGGTCTACACACCTTCTGAGCCGGAGCAGTTGGTAACACTGGCCGGGCCACGGCTTGTGGATATCGGCGAGAGCCTCAGTCTCGCCAATCAGGACCCAAACCTCGCCCGCGACCTGCTGCGCATGTTGCTGAAAGGCTTGCACGAGGATGAGCAGGAGCTCTCACGCATGTACCAGGAGGGTGACTGCCAGGGACTGTTCGAGCGCGTGCACCGCCTTCACGGCGGTTGTTGTTACTGCGGGGTTCCGCGCCTGCGGGCAGCCACGGAGCAATTGCAGGAGCTATTGCGGCCGATTCAGGAGGAGGTAGAAGCCAGAGCCGATAGCGCAGCTTTCGAAAGTGCGTATGAACGGGTTAGAAAGGAAATCCGCAGCCTGCGCGACTGGGCCGCGGACCAGGATCTCGAAATGCTGTTTGGCCTGGAACCAGAGACCGCGCCGCACCGCTGAGCGGCCATCAACCCGGTAACTTGAAGCGTCACTTAGCCACTGCTGTATACCTGGCGAAACAGCTCCCGGCTTTTGAGGGGCCGGTTGCCCAGTAGCGGCTGTAGCAACAGGCGGGAAAGGCGCTTGGCCGCGGAAAGCGCCGCCCCACCAATCTCCCCAGCCGGAACTTCGCTGCCACCCTGCTCATCCAGTAACTGCGCCATCGCCAACAGCTGCTCGCCGTAAAACTCGTCAACCCTCGGCGAGCGTTCGGGCCCCGTTACCACCGGTACAAAGCCATCTTCCAGGGTCAGGCGATAAGCGATCTCAGAGCGGATAGGCTCGTTTACAATCGGGCTGAAGCCCAATTCAGGGCAACTCCCCAAAGACTGCAGCAGATTTAATTCAAACCGGCGCAGAGGCAGCTCCAGCTCAGCGTTGTGCTCACCAGAGACGTCTGCCAACGCATGCAGCAATTCCTGGTAACCGGCAAATACAGATAGCAGGCTTTCTCCCTCCGGTAGCAAGCGCACCAGGAGTTCGTTGGCATATAGACCCGCATAAACAGCCCGGCCCTTGAGCCACATTGGCTGGCCCGCGCTTTCCAGAGGTCCGAGGGTTTTCAGGTCGTGCCGCCCGAGCAGGGTTACCAGCAAGGGTGAGAATGGTTGCAGCGCACGCTGGCGACGCTGCTTGTCTCGACGCGCGCCCTTGGCAATGCAGGCGATGCGTCCATAGTCCGGGGTAAACAGCTCCAGAATCAGGCTGGAGTCGCGAAATGGCCGGGAGTGCAGGATAAACGCCGGTTGCGGGGGCAGCTGCTGCACGATCGATCAGTGTCCGACTAGCGCTTGTCGACGTATCCGAGGCTGCGCAGTGCGCGCTCGTCATCGGACCAGCCGGACTTCACTTTGACCCACAAGTTGAGCATGACCTTACTGTCGAAAAGCCGCTCCATATCCAGCCGTGCCTGCTGGCCAATCTGTTTGATCCGCTCGCCCTTGGTGCCAATCAGGATGCGCTTCTGCCCATTGCGCTCCACCAGGATGGCGGCACTGATATGCAGCACCTTACCCTCATGCGCAAACTCCTCGACTTCCACGGTTACCGCATAGGGAATCTCTGCGCCCAATTGACGCATCACTTTTTCACGCACGATTTCCGCAGCGAGAAAGCGCGAGCTGCGGTCGGTGATCTGATCTTCTTCGTAGAAGTGCATACCTTCCGGCAGCCGCTCGACAATCACATTCTCCAGTGATTCGAGGTTGGAATCGCGTAGTGCGGACACTGGCACGATCTCGGCCTCAGGGAATCGCTCGGCGAGCGCCTGCAACTGCGGCAGCAGTGCGTTCTTGTCGTCCAGCTGATCCACTTTGTTGATCGCAATGATCAGCGGGCATTTGAGGCCCCGCAGCTTCTGAGCAACCAGTTCATCGCCCTCGGTCCAGCGCGCGCGCTCTACCACAAAAACCACTACATCCACATCGCGGGTGGAGCTGATGGCCGCGCGATTCATATAACGGTTGATAGCCTTCTCTTCCCCCGCGTGCAGACCAGGGGTATCTACAAAAATAATCTGGTTTGCGCCGTCGGTTTTGATGCCAAGCATATTGTGGCGGGTGGTCTGTGGTTTGCGGGAAGTAATACAGATCTTCTGCCCCAGAAGGTGGTTCAGCAAGGTAGATTTGCCCACATTCGGCCGGCCGACAATGGCCACGTATCCACAGCGGGTGGGCGAGGTATTTGAGTCACTCAAGGGAATTCTCCGGGCCTTTTCGGCCTGCGCACAGGCCGCCATTCGGCTTGCCTGAAAATGGGCATTTGATACTGATGCAGATTATAGAGTCAGCCCTGCCCGGTCAGTCGAGCGTAGGCTTCCATAGCAGCGGCCTTTTCCGCCGCCCGCCGGTTACTGGCGGTGCCGCGAACCGGTGTTTTCAGTCCGTCCACGCGGCATTCCACTACAAATTGCTGGGAGTGCTCTTCGCCACCAACCTCCACCACCTGGTAGTCGGGCAAAGGCTTCTGGCGGGCCTGTAGCCACTCCTGAAGGCGGGTTTTTGGATCCTTGGCTGTTTCCAGAGACAGGCTCTGCAGACGGGAGGCAAACCAGGCCAACACACGCGCGCGCGCTGCTTCGAGGCCGGCATCCAGGTATATGGCGCCAATGATGGCTTCCACTGCGTCGGCGAGTATCGAGGCGCGACGGCGTCCACCGCTTTTCATTTCACCTTCGCCAAGGCGCAGACATTCACCCAGCTCCAGCTCCCGCGCCAGTTTGGCCAGCGTCTCCCCACTTACCAGCTGCGCGCGCAGCCGACTCATCTGCCCTTCACGGCCATCGGGAAACTTTTCATACAGGGCGGCACTGATGGTGAACCCAAGAATGGAATCGCCGAGAAATTCCAGCCGCTCGTTGTTGAGGCTGCCGTGTGAGCGGTGGGTCAGAGCCAGGGTGAGCAGGTCCGCCCGGGCGAATTGATACCCCAGGCGGTTGCTGAGTCGTTGCAGGTGGAGGTCTGTCACCGGTCAGTAATCGTCTCGCTTGCGAAACTGCTCAAGGTCCACCAGCGGCTCACAGCAGAGCTCGGGCTTGGCAGTATTCAGTTGTTTATCAAACTTCATCACCACGTCCACATTGTGGAACAGGGGCTGACGCAGCTCGTAGTTGATGCTTACCAGGGTGCTATCGGCACCGCGGATAATTTTTACCGACTGTACGGGCTCGCCACGCACATTGTTGATGGTAAAGAACCGATCCAGCTCACGCTTGATCTCTGTATTGCTCATGTCGCGGACACCACCCTGCTTGGAAAGGGTCAGCAACCCCTCCTCCACAAAGTGCGCATCGATGTAGGCCGGACCCATTTTCGACACGACGGTCAATCCGAAGCCGAACACTGCAATCACAAACAGCCAGCCCCAGTAACTCATGCCCCGCTGAGCCGCCAGTGACCGTAGCTGCGAATGTTGTTGTAAAGCCATTGCGTAGTACCGTTTTATCGTTTTTTTAAAACCGGTCCCTGGTTGTCAAAGTGGCGATGCACACCGAGTCCTACTCGATGCCACCTACCCGGTCAAAGCTGGGCAGGCTCACTAGTTTGTCCCAATGCATCCAGATTGCAAAGGCCTTGCCGACAATGTCTTTCTCCGGTACGAAGCCCCACTTACGGCTGTCGAGGCTGTTGTCCCGATTGTCCCCCATCATGAAATAGTGCCCCTCGGGAACCACCAGGGTGCGCACATTGCCGTATGTGCTCGGCCGGACCTGCTTGGCCATCAGGTGACGGCGGCCATCAATCTCTTCCCACAGAAATTCCTTCTGTGGATTGCCCGGAGGCAGCGCCTGGATCAGTTCCTGCGGCGCGGGCTTGCCGTTGATAAACAGCTGGTTGTTGACCACCCGGATCTGGTCCCCAGGGAGGCCGATCACCCGCTTGATGTAGTAGGTATCGTTGGCGTGAGGCGGGAAGAACACCATCACATCCCCGCGCTTGGGCTCACCAATGCTCAGTACTTTGGTACGTGAAACCGGGAGGCGCAGCCCGTAGGCGTACTTGTTCACCAGGATAAAATCCCCTACCTGCAGGGTGGGGTCCATGGATGCAGACGGAATCTGGAAAGGCTCTACCAGGAAAGAGCGCAGCACGAATACGATCGCCAGCACCGGAAAGAAAGACTTGGCGTACTCCACCACCACCGGTTCCTGCTCCTGCTGGCCTTTGGCGGCACGGGTTCTACGGCCACGAGCCAGGAACAGCGCGTCGACAAGCCAGATAACCCCTGTTACCACCACCAGCAACAGCAAAATAAGGGGAAAATTGATATCCATTCAAAAGTCTCTTTCTGACTGGTTCTTTTCGTTTGTTTCCAGGGCCCCGGTCACTCGACCAGGGCCAAATAAAGGTTCCGGCGAATCGGACTCAGCTGTCTACTTTCAGCACCGCCAGGAAGGCGTCCTGAGGCACTTCAACCTTGCCGAGCTGCTTCATCCGGCGCTTACCGGCTTTCTGCTTCTCAAGGAGCTTTTTCTTACGGGTCACGTCGCCACCGTAACACTTCGCGGTTACGTTTTTGCGCAGTGCTTTTACCGTGGTCCGGGCAATAACCTGGCCACCGATCGCAGCCTGGATGGCCACATCGAACATCTGTCGCGGAATAAGCTCTTTCATCTTCTCGGCGAGCGCACGACCGCGCTGCTGGGCATTGTCCCGGTGCAGGATCACCGCCAGGGCATCAACCCGCTCACCGTTGATCAGGATATCAAGACGCACCAGTTTTGCCGGGTCAAAACGCACAAAGTTGTAATCCAGTGACGCAAACCCGCGGCTCACAGACTTCAGGCGGTCGAAGAAATCCATCACCACTTCGCTCATGGGAAGTTCATAGCGCAGCGAGACCTGCCCCCCCACATACTGCATGTCTTTTTGAACTCCGCGCTTCTCGACACACAGGGTGATCACGTTCCCCAGATATTCCTGCGGAACCAGGATATTCGCTTCCACGATGGGCTCGCGCATTTCCTCGATCATACCCAGGTCAGGCATACGCGAGGGGTTGTCCATATTGAGCAGGTCGCCATTGGTCAATTGCACTTCGTACACTACGGTAGGCGCAGTGGTGATCAGGTCCAGATCGTACTCGCGCTCCAGGCGCTCCTGGATGATCTCCATGTGCAACATGCCCAAAAAGCCACAGCGAAAACCGAAGCCGAGGGCATCGGAGGTTTCCGGTTCGTAGAACAGGGATGCGTCATTGAGGGACAGCTTGTCCAGTGCATCGCGGAACGCTTCGTAG
It includes:
- the era gene encoding GTPase Era; the encoded protein is MAACAQAEKARRIPLSDSNTSPTRCGYVAIVGRPNVGKSTLLNHLLGQKICITSRKPQTTRHNMLGIKTDGANQIIFVDTPGLHAGEEKAINRYMNRAAISSTRDVDVVVFVVERARWTEGDELVAQKLRGLKCPLIIAINKVDQLDDKNALLPQLQALAERFPEAEIVPVSALRDSNLESLENVIVERLPEGMHFYEEDQITDRSSRFLAAEIVREKVMRQLGAEIPYAVTVEVEEFAHEGKVLHISAAILVERNGQKRILIGTKGERIKQIGQQARLDMERLFDSKVMLNLWVKVKSGWSDDERALRSLGYVDKR
- the rnc gene encoding ribonuclease III; this translates as MTDLHLQRLSNRLGYQFARADLLTLALTHRSHGSLNNERLEFLGDSILGFTISAALYEKFPDGREGQMSRLRAQLVSGETLAKLARELELGECLRLGEGEMKSGGRRRASILADAVEAIIGAIYLDAGLEAARARVLAWFASRLQSLSLETAKDPKTRLQEWLQARQKPLPDYQVVEVGGEEHSQQFVVECRVDGLKTPVRGTASNRRAAEKAAAMEAYARLTGQG
- a CDS encoding DUF4845 domain-containing protein; this encodes MALQQHSQLRSLAAQRGMSYWGWLFVIAVFGFGLTVVSKMGPAYIDAHFVEEGLLTLSKQGGVRDMSNTEIKRELDRFFTINNVRGEPVQSVKIIRGADSTLVSINYELRQPLFHNVDVVMKFDKQLNTAKPELCCEPLVDLEQFRKRDDY
- the lepB gene encoding signal peptidase I encodes the protein MDINFPLILLLLVVVTGVIWLVDALFLARGRRTRAAKGQQEQEPVVVEYAKSFFPVLAIVFVLRSFLVEPFQIPSASMDPTLQVGDFILVNKYAYGLRLPVSRTKVLSIGEPKRGDVMVFFPPHANDTYYIKRVIGLPGDQIRVVNNQLFINGKPAPQELIQALPPGNPQKEFLWEEIDGRRHLMAKQVRPSTYGNVRTLVVPEGHYFMMGDNRDNSLDSRKWGFVPEKDIVGKAFAIWMHWDKLVSLPSFDRVGGIE